In Geotoga petraea, the genomic stretch GATGATATCAGATCCAGAAGTAGTGATATTGGACGAACCACTTGAAGGAGTGGATAAAATAAGAGAAGAAGAAGTGATAAAAAACATAAAAAAATATACAAAAGATAAAACAGTAATAATAATATCGCATAGATTCAGTATATTAAACATGGCGAAAAGGATAATAGGAATAGAAAATGGGAAAGTGGTGTTAGATGGAGAAAAAGAAGAAGCATTAAAAAACAAAACGATATTGAAAGATTTTTTTGATGCAGAAAATCGTATGACGGTTATGAAGAAAGGGGAGGACGTTATTGAATGACTAATTATGAAGAAAAATTATATAATCAATTTATTGATAGAATAAATGATGACAATTATTTAATAATACAATGGCACATTACTAATAGATGTGAAGAGAAATGTAAACATTGTTACTTAGATAAAGAAAAAATAAAAGATTTCCCTAACGAGCATGTTGATTTAGTGTTAAATAAAATATATGATTTATCAATCTTAATAAAGAAAAAAGTTATTATTATTCTTATAGGTGGAGATCCACTATTAAATCCTATTTTTTGGGAAATAGTAAAAAAAATAAACAAATACAACTTTTTTTTCAAAGTTAGTGGTAATCATCATAAACTTAGCCTAAAAAATATCAAAAGATTAAAAAATGAAGGGATTCTATCTTATCAAATGAGTTTAGATGGTCCAGAGCAAATAAATGATAATATCAGAAGCTCAGGTAATTACATTAAGACGTTAAATGCTATTAAAGATTTGATAGAAAATGACATAGAAGTAACTATAAAATCAGTTGTTAGTTCTTATAATATAAAACACATAAAAAAAATGCTATATGAGATTTCTACTATAGAAAATTTTAGAAATATAAAATATAACTTCTGTAGATTTATCCCTAATAAAAATAATGAAAAACACTTTATTGAAAATATAAAACCAAAT encodes the following:
- a CDS encoding radical SAM/SPASM domain-containing protein, whose protein sequence is MTNYEEKLYNQFIDRINDDNYLIIQWHITNRCEEKCKHCYLDKEKIKDFPNEHVDLVLNKIYDLSILIKKKVIIILIGGDPLLNPIFWEIVKKINKYNFFFKVSGNHHKLSLKNIKRLKNEGILSYQMSLDGPEQINDNIRSSGNYIKTLNAIKDLIENDIEVTIKSVVSSYNIKHIKKMLYEISTIENFRNIKYNFCRFIPNKNNEKHFIENIKPNLYKNFITEIFELLNDQNKIEILLREHLIIPILFEKNIISENFIERINYIYKKYNRTNFIDSCSMWRDFFVIDINGNILPCKKVPIVFGNIIKDDFYSIKIKKDQFLNTEENECQICKYYLFCKGCPAVSYSLKKSIFKKDPTCWIEL